From the genome of Spirochaetota bacterium:
CAAGCCAGCCCGCGGCCCCGCCGAACGCGGCAAGGATGATATTAAGCCCTCGAATATTGAAGAGAATCGAGAATCCGAGGGTGGCGATGAAAGCGTACGCTGCGGGGCCGATCATCGGATTCCTCCCGCGAGGAGGTGCCAGAGCTTGAGGACGATACCGCTTCCCGCCGCGATCGCCACCGCGATTAGAAACGATTCCATCGCGCGGGCTATACCCGAAAGGAGGTCGCCCGCGAGCGTGTCGCGGATTGAGTTGGTGATGGCGAGCCCCGGTACGAGGAGCATGATCGAGCCTATGATGATTGAATTGGGATGTATGCCCGGGATCATCGCGGCGCTCGCGAGGGCGAAGAGCGCCGCCAGCGCTCCGCCGGCGACGTTGATGAAAAACTCGTTGAGCCGTATGGACGAGAGCAGCAGTGAAAGCGCCTTGATTACCCCGCCGGTATAGAGCGCCACGCTGAATTCACCGGTACCGCCGCCGAAGAGCAGCGTGAAAAAACCCGCGGTGAACGCGGCCGTGGGCACCGTAAGCCATGCGGCATACCCCGGCTCATTCTCAATCCGGATGAGCTCGCGGCGCATGTCGGCCGGGGAGAGCTTATCAGAGCACACGGATTCGACAAGCCTGCCGGCAAGCAGTACCTTGTTTAAATTTATCGAGCGGTGCTTGACGCGGCGGATGATGGAGCGGGTACGGCCGTCGTCATCGGATACACTCAGGAAGATGCCCGTCGGCGTAACGAAGCTGTCGCCATCGTGATAGCCGTAGGCGCGGCAGAGCGCGTTCATCGTCTCCTCGACGCGATGCGTCTCGCCGCCGTTCTCGAGGATGAGTCTCCCCGTATCGGCGGCAAGGTGCAGAATCGCGTGTTTGTCGGCATGCGTATTCATGGCATAATCGAAGAGACGAGCTTAGACGGTGTGTCGGGGCGAGGCAAGTGAAAAATGACTCATTAACATCTGTCGCGGATGTAGCGGTGTGGAAGTTGGATTTACGGAAACTACCGAAAAAATTCGGAATCATAAATTGCTTTTATTTTTTTGTTGACGTAAGAGAGCCTGTATCGCATTATCCCCTCCGGGGGGAGGGGATATAAACTGTTTTCGAGGGGAGTTACACGATGGGTAATGGACACCACAGCGGCGAAAAAATAGTAATGAGGCTAACAAAGATTGAGGGGCATATACGGGGCATTCAAAAAATGGTCCAGGAAGGGAAGCCCTGCAGCGACGTGCTTCACCAGATCGCGGCGGTGCAGTCGGCCCTTGCGGCGGCGGGAAAGCTCCTGTTCGAAGATCATTTCCAGCACTGCATTATAGATAAGATATCCAATAGTACGCTGCGGGACGAGTTGCTGCAGTTCAAGGAGACTATGGAGACATTTTCCCGGGGAATGCGATAACAAGGGGGATGCAATGAAAGAGGACAGGGAACGATACGATTTCGGATGGTCGTGGCGATGGATGCACGGTTACTGGATCGCCGGATCAATTATGATGGCGCTTGCCGCATCGCTCTATTATTATCTGCCGGAACAACGGATTTTACTGATACTGGTAGTGATAGAGGCCATGATTCTATTCGCGGGGAACATTGTATGGCGATCGTCACGGAAACAGGAATATATGACTTTACCCTGGGTGGATCTTTTTACGGCCGGCCCTAAAACGGTGCTCGATGCGGGGTGCGGATCAGGAAGAACGACCATTGCGCTATCCAAGGTGATGGATGAAGGCGACATCACCGCAGTGGACCGTTTCGACGCAAGTTATATCAAGGAGGGAGGCCGTCATCTTATTGAAAGGAACCTGGCGATTGCGGGCATCTCCGGGATGGTGAAAATAGTGCGAGGGGATTTGACGGAATTACCCATCGAAGATGAATCACATGACGCCGCCATCAGCACCTACGCTATAGACCACATGAAGAAAAAGGGATCGGCGTTAAGTGAAATCCACCGCGTACTGAAACCGGGCGGAAGATTTCTCCTTGTCGTTTTCGTTCCCAACTGGGCCACCTTCCTGATCGCCAATGCGCTGTGCCTGTTTCTAACCTCCAGAAAAAAATGGAGAACTATATTTAAAGAAGCCGGATTCATTCTCGTTGACGAGGGAAC
Proteins encoded in this window:
- a CDS encoding threonine/serine exporter family protein, whose amino-acid sequence is MNTHADKHAILHLAADTGRLILENGGETHRVEETMNALCRAYGYHDGDSFVTPTGIFLSVSDDDGRTRSIIRRVKHRSINLNKVLLAGRLVESVCSDKLSPADMRRELIRIENEPGYAAWLTVPTAAFTAGFFTLLFGGGTGEFSVALYTGGVIKALSLLLSSIRLNEFFINVAGGALAALFALASAAMIPGIHPNSIIIGSIMLLVPGLAITNSIRDTLAGDLLSGIARAMESFLIAVAIAAGSGIVLKLWHLLAGGIR
- a CDS encoding metal-sensitive transcriptional regulator — encoded protein: MRLTKIEGHIRGIQKMVQEGKPCSDVLHQIAAVQSALAAAGKLLFEDHFQHCIIDKISNSTLRDELLQFKETMETFSRGMR
- a CDS encoding class I SAM-dependent methyltransferase; the protein is MKEDRERYDFGWSWRWMHGYWIAGSIMMALAASLYYYLPEQRILLILVVIEAMILFAGNIVWRSSRKQEYMTLPWVDLFTAGPKTVLDAGCGSGRTTIALSKVMDEGDITAVDRFDASYIKEGGRHLIERNLAIAGISGMVKIVRGDLTELPIEDESHDAAISTYAIDHMKKKGSALSEIHRVLKPGGRFLLVVFVPNWATFLIANALCLFLTSRKKWRTIFKEAGFILVDEGTINGGGFFLAEKIRSVRENY